The sequence AGGCTGAAGTCGAGCTATACCCGACGATTATTGACGCGACCAATGTAGGCAGCGTAGCATCATTTATCAGGGATATTAATCAGGCAAAAGGTGGCACGCCCATAGCCTGCGGGATCAATCTGGCTGCTTACACCGTGTTTAACTCGCCGAATTTTAACCCCAGTATCAAGCAGGCCATCAATCTGGTCACGGATGGCGATGCTCGTCAGGCTTGCGATGGCTACGAGGCAATAGGTAATATCGGTTGTACAGAACCCGCTTGCCTACAAGCTGCCAGAGATAGTGCCGTGGCAGCCCGTAACTATGCTCTAGACCTATTAGATATGTCTCCCGATCAAGATGAGTTCGATGCCGAGTTCATCGGCATCGAGGGTGCACCCAGCGAATGGTTGCGGGCTAGTATTGTGTGGCCCGGCAGCTACATCGCCCCTCCCTTCAATGGAGGTGGCTGGGTGCGTGTGGTACCCGACGCTCAGGCGTTTGCGGACACGGTCTGCGAGAAAATAGAGGTTGTTATTGCCCCTACTCCCACACCAACCCCAACACCAACGCCAACCCCCACTCCCACTCCCACTCCCACCCCCACTCCCACTCCCACGCCTACACCTACGCCTACGCCTACGCCTGTACCTACGTGTGGCGTTCCAGATAGGCAGCTTGCAGTGCTACTGGATGGGTCGGGCACTATTGACGCGCAAGAGTGGAACACCGAGATAAACGGGCTCTACGACGCTATCATTGACCCCGGTTGCATGCCCGATCACTGCGTGGAGCTAACGGTGATCCAGTTCGCCGGTGACTTGCCCGGCGGAGCCAGGACGGAAATCCCCCCCATTGTCATCACCAACAGCAACCGTTATAGCGTTGCTGCTGAAGTCCTGAATATCATCCAGGTTGAAGGGATAACGCCTATAGAAGCCGGTATAGACCTGGCTGTGGTGAAACTCACCAACTCTCCGTATTTCTCCACTACTCCGAGACAGATTATCAATATCAGCGGTGACGTTGGACATATTATGGTTGATTACGACGCCACAGAGATAGCACGGGGTAACGCTATAGCAAATATAGAGCACGGAATTCATCAGCTTGAGATCAGCTCTGAGGGCGTCGGCGATATAATACCCGCGGACATAAATTGGTTGCGGGATGAAATTGTATGGCCCCAGCCCGGTACCATAGCCCCACCATTCGCACCCGGGTGGGTGTATAAGGTTGGACTTAATACTGTCATGTTCAAGGAAGCCATCTGCCAGAAGATTGCGTTTAAACCTACCCCTACCCCTACACCCACACCTACGCCCACTCCCACACCCACACCCATACTTGCATCGAGCACCTCGGTAGCTATTGATTGCGCCAGTGCGCCAGAGGGCCAGACTGACGATGTCGAAATTACAATAGATACGGATGACCCGCAGGGCATAGGTTCAGCTACCATAACGCTTGCAGTCGATACCTCTTCTACCGAAGTAGTCCATATCGCAGATGGAGACCTTGGCACAGTTTATTCTAATACGGTGGGCGGCATCACCACCATGTCAGCAGCCGTAGGGTATTCACCCGGGCCAACAGGCACTCTAACATTTGCGACAGTGACGTTACTGAATAAGGGAGGCGCTGGAGAGTGCAGCGACCTAGATATCGAGGTCATATCAATGTTTGATGGGACGTTAGGCTTTCCCCAGCCAATAACCCCATTTCCGGTTACCGATTGTATTTGTATTGCGGACAGACTGGAGGGTGATGTTCACCCGCTGGGTGCTGGCAATGATATAATTGATTCGGCAGACTCTCAGTTGATAGCCCAGCATATAATGGGGGCTATAACGCTGAGCGGCGATGACCTCCTAGCCGCTGACGTAAATGACTACGGCAGTGTTGACGTAGCAGACCTGCAGTTGTTGGCGCAGTACCTTGTCGGTACGATTACAGCATTCCCCGGGGGAGAATATATTCCATAAGC is a genomic window of Dehalococcoidia bacterium containing:
- a CDS encoding VWA domain-containing protein yields the protein MQTQLCFILDGSGSISDDGWTLIVNGLAAAVENPDCFPRDGTVELTIIQFGWWIGTTPNNLPKAEVELYPTIIDATNVGSVASFIRDINQAKGGTPIACGINLAAYTVFNSPNFNPSIKQAINLVTDGDARQACDGYEAIGNIGCTEPACLQAARDSAVAARNYALDLLDMSPDQDEFDAEFIGIEGAPSEWLRASIVWPGSYIAPPFNGGGWVRVVPDAQAFADTVCEKIEVVIAPTPTPTPTPTPTPTPTPTPTPTPTPTPTPTPTPTPVPTCGVPDRQLAVLLDGSGTIDAQEWNTEINGLYDAIIDPGCMPDHCVELTVIQFAGDLPGGARTEIPPIVITNSNRYSVAAEVLNIIQVEGITPIEAGIDLAVVKLTNSPYFSTTPRQIINISGDVGHIMVDYDATEIARGNAIANIEHGIHQLEISSEGVGDIIPADINWLRDEIVWPQPGTIAPPFAPGWVYKVGLNTVMFKEAICQKIAFKPTPTPTPTPTPTPTPTPILASSTSVAIDCASAPEGQTDDVEITIDTDDPQGIGSATITLAVDTSSTEVVHIADGDLGTVYSNTVGGITTMSAAVGYSPGPTGTLTFATVTLLNKGGAGECSDLDIEVISMFDGTLGFPQPITPFPVTDCICIADRLEGDVHPLGAGNDIIDSADSQLIAQHIMGAITLSGDDLLAADVNDYGSVDVADLQLLAQYLVGTITAFPGGEYIP